The following coding sequences lie in one Thiohalospira halophila DSM 15071 genomic window:
- the ilvC gene encoding ketol-acid reductoisomerase produces MNIFYDKDADLSLIQKRKVAILGYGSQGHAHANNLKESGVDVVVGLRPGSASAAKAEQAGLTVQSLDDAVAGADLVMVLAPDEHQGALYAEHIEPNLRQGAALAFAHGFNIHYGQIEPRADLDVIMIAPKGPGHLVRSTYTQGGGVPSLIAVEQDSSGQARDIALAYASANGGGRAGVIQTSFREETETDLFGEQAVLCGGTSALVKAGFETLVEAGYAPEMAYFECLHELKLIVDLMYEGGIANMRYSISNTAEYGDFTRGSRVVDEYTKESMREILTEIQNGEFAREWIAENQANAPVLKANRRLGAEHQIEQVGERLRGMMPWIASNKIVDRSKN; encoded by the coding sequence GTGAACATCTTCTACGACAAAGACGCCGACCTCTCCCTGATCCAGAAGCGCAAGGTGGCCATCCTGGGCTACGGCTCCCAGGGCCACGCCCACGCCAACAACCTCAAGGAGTCCGGCGTGGACGTGGTTGTCGGCCTGCGCCCCGGCTCCGCCTCGGCGGCCAAGGCCGAGCAGGCCGGCCTCACCGTCCAGTCCCTGGACGATGCCGTCGCCGGCGCCGACCTGGTCATGGTGCTGGCCCCCGACGAGCACCAGGGCGCCCTCTACGCCGAGCACATCGAGCCCAATCTGCGCCAGGGTGCCGCCCTGGCCTTCGCCCACGGCTTCAATATCCATTACGGCCAGATCGAGCCGCGTGCCGACCTGGACGTCATCATGATCGCGCCCAAGGGCCCCGGCCACCTGGTCCGCTCCACCTACACCCAGGGCGGCGGTGTGCCGAGCCTCATCGCCGTGGAGCAGGACAGCTCCGGTCAGGCCCGGGATATTGCCCTGGCCTACGCCTCCGCCAACGGCGGCGGTCGCGCCGGCGTCATCCAGACCAGCTTCCGCGAGGAGACCGAGACCGACCTCTTCGGCGAGCAGGCGGTCCTCTGCGGCGGCACCTCGGCGCTGGTCAAGGCCGGTTTCGAGACCCTGGTGGAGGCCGGCTACGCCCCCGAGATGGCCTACTTCGAGTGCCTCCACGAGCTCAAGCTCATCGTCGACCTCATGTACGAGGGCGGCATCGCCAATATGCGCTACTCCATCTCCAATACCGCCGAGTACGGGGACTTCACCCGGGGTTCGCGGGTGGTGGACGAGTACACCAAGGAGTCCATGCGCGAGATCCTCACCGAGATCCAGAACGGCGAGTTCGCCCGGGAGTGGATCGCCGAGAACCAGGCCAATGCCCCGGTCCTCAAGGCCAACCGCCGTCTCGGCGCCGAGCACCAGATCGAGCAGGTGGGCGAGCGGCTGCGCGGCATGATGCCCTGGATCGCCTCCAACAAGATCGTCGACCGGTCCAAGAACTAG